In the genome of Magnolia sinica isolate HGM2019 chromosome 2, MsV1, whole genome shotgun sequence, one region contains:
- the LOC131237668 gene encoding stem-specific protein TSJT1-like, which translates to MLAIFSGAIIRAPEELIQAGNRTPTPKKSASNLIDSFLQHSPSSVTINMGPTMSMCYTYDNQTSLQPRSFAVKDEIFCLFKGTLENLARLKQQYGLGKNANEVVLVMEAYKALRDRAPYSANHMVAHLAGQFAFIIFDKTTSAIFVASDQDGKVPLFWGITADGYLAFSGDVDVLKGACGKSLASFPPGCFFSSAMELRSYEHPKNKVTAEPATEEEICGATFKVEGPHVCATME; encoded by the exons ATGTTGGCGATTTTCAGCGGCGCTATCATAAGGGCTCCTGAAGAGCTTATCCAAGCCGGTAATCGAACTCCTACGCCGAAAAAATCAGCCTCCAATCTCATTGATTCTTTCCTACAACACTCCCCTTCAAGTGTAACGATTAACATGGGCCCAACCATGTCTATGTGCTACACTTATGATAATCAAACTTCATTACAACCAAG GTCATTCGCGGTGAAAGATGAGATATTTTGCTTGTTTAAGGGGACTTTGGAGAACTTAGCGAGGCTAAAACAACAATATGGTCTAGGGAAGAACGCGAACGAGGTtgttttggtgatggaagcataCAAAGCTCTTAGAGACCGGGCCCCTTACTCGGCTaaccacatggtggcccacctagctgGCCAGTTCGCATTTATCATCTTCGACAAGACTACCTCCGCCATCTTCGTCGCATCT GATCAAGATGGCAAGGTTCCATTATTCTGGGGAATAACTGCTGATGGGTATCTTGCTTTCTCCGGCGATGTCGATGTACTCAAAGGGGCTTGTGGAAAATCACTAGCATCATTTCCTCCAG gGTGTTTTTTCTCATCGGCAATGGAGCTTAGAAGCTATGAACATCCAAAGAACAAGGTGACAGCCGAGCCTGCTACCGAGGAGGAGATATGTGGTGCAACCTTTAAG GTTGAGGGGCCCCATGTATGCGCAACCATGGAATGA